Proteins from one Chroococcidiopsis sp. CCMEE 29 genomic window:
- a CDS encoding diflavin flavoprotein, which yields MVALTDKTQNRLTMQTAEIAPETTAIRSLDWDRDRFDIEFGLQNGTTYNSFLIQGEHTALVDTSHEKFRQLYLSTLKDLINPAEIDYIIISHTEPDHSGLVKDILQLAPEATVVGSKVALQFLEDMVHQPFKRQIVKNGDRLDLGNGHEIEFVSAPNLHWPDTMFSYDRKTQILYTCDAFGLHYCDEYTLDEDLGAIEADFRYYYDCLMAPNARSVLSALKRMGELGEITTIATGHGPLLYHNVAELTGRYRTWSQTKAKAETTAALFYVSDYGYSDRLAQSIAQGIQKTGVAIEMVDLRAAEPQEVQELVSRCAGVVIGMPPASGSAAAQTTISTVLAAAKGKQAVGMFESGGGDDEPIDPILLKFVELGLTEAFPAIRIKQTPNETIYKLCEEAGTDLGQWLTRDRNIKQIKALDADLQKALGRISGGLYIITAKKGDVASAMLASWVSQASFQPLGLTIAVAKDRAIESLMQVGDRFVLNVLEEGNYQGLMKHFLKRFPPGADRFAGVKNQLAENGSPILADALAYMECEVASRMECSDHWIVYSTVHAGRVSKPEALTAVHHRKVGNYY from the coding sequence ATGGTAGCGCTCACCGATAAGACCCAGAACCGGCTGACCATGCAAACTGCCGAAATTGCTCCTGAAACGACGGCAATTCGCTCTCTTGACTGGGACCGCGATCGCTTTGACATCGAATTCGGACTGCAAAATGGCACCACCTACAATTCGTTTCTAATTCAAGGTGAGCATACTGCCTTAGTTGATACCTCCCACGAAAAGTTTCGCCAGCTGTATCTCAGTACCTTAAAAGACCTGATCAACCCAGCTGAAATTGATTACATAATTATCAGCCACACCGAGCCAGACCATAGCGGCTTGGTGAAAGACATCCTCCAACTAGCTCCTGAAGCTACCGTTGTGGGTTCAAAAGTGGCACTGCAATTTCTGGAAGATATGGTGCATCAGCCCTTCAAAAGGCAAATTGTGAAAAATGGCGATCGCCTGGATTTGGGCAACGGACACGAAATCGAATTTGTGAGTGCGCCGAACTTGCACTGGCCTGATACCATGTTTAGCTATGATCGCAAAACTCAAATCCTCTACACTTGTGATGCCTTTGGGTTGCACTATTGCGATGAGTATACTCTTGACGAAGACTTAGGTGCGATTGAAGCTGATTTCCGGTATTACTACGATTGCCTGATGGCTCCTAATGCGCGTTCAGTCTTGTCTGCCCTCAAACGCATGGGTGAACTAGGAGAAATTACCACCATTGCCACTGGTCACGGTCCCCTACTGTACCACAACGTTGCAGAACTGACTGGACGCTACAGAACTTGGAGCCAAACTAAAGCTAAGGCAGAAACAACAGCTGCCCTATTCTATGTTTCTGATTACGGGTATAGCGATCGCCTTGCTCAGTCAATTGCTCAGGGAATCCAAAAAACTGGGGTTGCCATTGAAATGGTGGATCTCAGAGCGGCTGAGCCACAAGAAGTACAGGAACTAGTCAGTCGCTGTGCTGGGGTTGTGATTGGGATGCCCCCCGCTTCTGGCTCAGCTGCGGCCCAGACTACGATTAGCACAGTGTTAGCAGCTGCTAAAGGAAAGCAAGCTGTGGGGATGTTTGAGTCTGGCGGTGGAGATGACGAACCAATCGATCCCATACTGCTCAAATTTGTCGAACTGGGTTTGACAGAAGCCTTTCCAGCCATTCGGATTAAACAAACACCCAACGAGACAATTTACAAATTATGTGAAGAAGCAGGAACAGACTTAGGACAATGGCTAACTCGCGATCGCAACATCAAACAGATTAAAGCCCTAGATGCCGACCTGCAAAAAGCGCTAGGTCGAATTAGTGGCGGACTCTACATTATTACCGCCAAAAAAGGTGATGTCGCCAGTGCCATGCTTGCTTCCTGGGTATCCCAAGCCAGCTTCCAACCTTTAGGATTGACAATTGCTGTTGCTAAAGACCGGGCGATTGAGTCTTTGATGCAAGTCGGCGATCGCTTTGTGCTTAATGTCCTAGAAGAAGGCAATTATCAGGGACTAATGAAGCACTTCCTCAAGCGCTTCCCGCCTGGTGCCGATCGGTTTGCTGGGGTTAAAAATCAGCTAGCCGAAAACGGTTCCCCCATTTTGGCAGATGCCCTGGCTTACATGGAATGCGAAGTTGCCAGCCGCATGGAATGCAGCGATCACTGGATC
- a CDS encoding pantothenate kinase has product MKPQTHKGHKEKTWLALMIGNSRLHWALFVGENLQSAWDTPHLPASVVYQLAKCQTLGDLPVELVPPSQLNPKSRHFAQRGEPPHTSGSKIQNPKSPLPLLLASVVPSQTVLWQAYPDVHAITLDQVPLQGVYPTLGIDRALALWGAGETWGLPILVIDAGTALTLTGADANRQLVGGAILPGLSLQFQSLAQRTAGLPLVDLLDITCLPERWALNTPEAIQSGVLYTLIAGIRDFINAWWQKFPGSSIVLTGGDRTLLLKYLQSQFPEVASRAIADPHLIFWGIRSYFRGQD; this is encoded by the coding sequence TTGAAACCCCAAACACACAAAGGACACAAAGAAAAAACTTGGCTGGCTTTGATGATTGGCAATTCACGGCTGCACTGGGCTTTATTTGTAGGAGAAAATCTTCAGTCAGCCTGGGATACTCCACATCTTCCTGCCTCTGTTGTCTACCAGTTAGCTAAGTGCCAGACACTAGGTGATTTACCCGTAGAACTTGTACCCCCTAGTCAGCTCAATCCAAAATCACGCCACTTTGCTCAACGGGGGGAACCCCCGCACACAAGTGGCTCCAAAATCCAAAATCCAAAATCTCCCCTGCCCCTTCTTCTAGCTTCTGTTGTTCCCAGTCAAACGGTACTTTGGCAAGCCTATCCAGATGTTCACGCCATTACGTTAGACCAGGTACCGCTGCAGGGCGTATATCCCACACTGGGAATTGATCGCGCCTTGGCGTTGTGGGGGGCTGGGGAAACCTGGGGCTTACCGATACTAGTGATTGATGCTGGGACAGCATTAACTTTAACGGGTGCAGATGCCAATCGTCAGCTAGTTGGGGGAGCGATTCTACCGGGACTCAGCTTGCAGTTCCAGTCTCTGGCACAAAGAACAGCTGGTTTACCGCTTGTAGATTTATTAGATATCACATGTTTACCAGAGCGATGGGCATTGAATACCCCAGAGGCAATTCAAAGTGGCGTGCTCTACACACTGATCGCTGGGATACGCGACTTTATTAACGCTTGGTGGCAAAAATTTCCAGGTAGTAGCATTGTTTTGACCGGAGGCGATCGCACTTTGCTGCTGAAGTATCTCCAATCCCAGTTTCCCGAAGTAGCCTCCAGAGCAATTGCCGATCCCCATTTAATCTTCTGGGGAATACGCTCTTATTTTAGAGGTCAAGATTAA
- a CDS encoding NUDIX hydrolase — MRRLWQFVQTVIGIIFRHPIPGTSIIPILPDGRIVLIRRRDNGKWALPGGIVDWGEDIPTAVQRELAEETGLDLVKIRRLVGVYSAPDRDPRIHSICIVVEAEVKGRMKVQDTLEVMEIQAFLPTALPPGQLSHDHTQQLQDYFAGFTTLA, encoded by the coding sequence ATGCGCCGCTTGTGGCAATTTGTTCAAACTGTAATTGGCATTATCTTCCGCCATCCCATCCCAGGCACTAGTATCATTCCCATTTTGCCGGATGGTCGAATTGTTCTAATTCGGCGACGTGATAATGGGAAGTGGGCACTACCAGGAGGAATAGTAGACTGGGGGGAAGATATTCCTACAGCAGTGCAAAGGGAGTTGGCAGAGGAAACTGGACTAGATTTAGTGAAGATTCGCCGATTGGTTGGAGTTTACTCGGCACCAGACCGCGATCCGAGAATTCATTCAATTTGCATTGTGGTTGAAGCAGAAGTTAAAGGCAGGATGAAAGTTCAAGATACGCTGGAAGTGATGGAAATACAGGCTTTTCTGCCCACTGCCCTACCTCCAGGTCAGCTTTCTCATGACCACACTCAGCAGCTACAAGACTATTTTGCTGGCTTCACCACGCTAGCTTAG
- the argH gene encoding argininosuccinate lyase, with protein MQQQTWSQRFELALNPAIARFNASISFDIELIEYDLTGSVAHAKMLAHTGIISTTEAEQLVAGLEQIRQEYQQGQFTPGIEAEDVHFAVERRLTEIVGDVGKKLHTARSRNDQVGTDTRLYLRDQITQIRTQLREFQSVLLNLAEQHIETLIPGYTHLQRAQPLSLAHHLLAYFQMAQRDWERLGDVYKRVNISPLGSGALAGTTFPIDRHYTAQLLNFDGVYANSLDGVSDRDFAIEFLSAASLIMVHLSRLSEEVILWASEEFSFIKLKDSCATGSSIMPQKKNPDVPELVRGKTGRVYGHLQALLVLMKGLPLAYNKDLQEDKEALFDGVKTVKACLEAMTILLDQGLEFRTNRLAEAVAEDFSNATDVADYLAARGVPFREAYNLVGKVVKTCVAAGKLLKDLSLEEWKELHPAFEEDIYQAIAPQQVVAARNSYGGTGFEQVSRAIQAARSQISAAS; from the coding sequence ATGCAACAACAAACCTGGAGCCAAAGATTTGAATTGGCTCTAAATCCAGCGATCGCCCGCTTCAATGCCAGTATCAGCTTTGACATTGAATTAATAGAGTATGACCTCACAGGCTCCGTAGCCCACGCCAAGATGCTGGCACATACAGGTATTATTTCAACGACAGAAGCAGAGCAACTGGTCGCTGGTTTAGAACAAATCCGTCAGGAATATCAGCAGGGACAATTTACTCCGGGCATAGAGGCAGAAGATGTACATTTTGCCGTCGAACGGCGACTGACTGAAATTGTGGGTGATGTAGGTAAAAAGCTGCACACAGCGCGATCGCGTAACGATCAGGTAGGTACTGATACCAGACTTTACCTGCGCGACCAAATCACCCAAATCCGCACTCAACTGCGCGAATTTCAGAGCGTTCTACTCAACCTAGCTGAGCAACACATTGAAACTCTGATCCCGGGTTACACCCATCTGCAACGCGCCCAACCTCTGAGCTTGGCTCATCACCTCCTAGCCTACTTCCAAATGGCTCAGCGCGACTGGGAACGCCTAGGGGATGTATACAAGCGGGTAAATATTTCTCCCCTGGGTAGTGGCGCTTTGGCAGGAACCACCTTCCCCATTGACCGACACTACACAGCACAGCTATTGAATTTTGACGGTGTTTATGCTAACAGCCTAGATGGAGTCAGCGATCGCGACTTTGCGATTGAATTCCTGTCTGCTGCTAGCCTGATCATGGTTCACCTCAGCCGACTCTCGGAGGAAGTAATTCTCTGGGCATCAGAAGAATTTAGCTTTATCAAGCTCAAAGATAGCTGTGCTACTGGCTCTAGCATCATGCCCCAAAAGAAAAACCCCGACGTACCAGAACTGGTGCGGGGCAAAACTGGACGAGTATACGGTCATCTTCAGGCGTTATTAGTGCTGATGAAGGGGTTACCCTTGGCATACAACAAAGACCTGCAAGAAGACAAAGAAGCATTATTTGATGGCGTAAAGACAGTCAAAGCTTGCTTGGAAGCCATGACAATTCTCCTAGACCAAGGGCTGGAATTTCGTACCAATCGTCTGGCGGAAGCCGTAGCTGAGGACTTTTCCAATGCTACGGATGTAGCCGATTATCTGGCAGCGCGGGGCGTTCCTTTTCGGGAAGCCTACAACCTTGTAGGTAAAGTTGTTAAAACTTGCGTTGCTGCTGGTAAACTCCTCAAAGATTTAAGCCTGGAAGAGTGGAAAGAACTGCATCCGGCATTTGAGGAAGATATTTACCAAGCGATCGCACCCCAGCAAGTCGTTGCAGCCCGCAACAGCTACGGCGGGACTGGCTTTGAGCAGGTAAGTAGAGCCATTCAAGCTGCCCGCTCTCAAATTAGCGCTGCATCATGA
- a CDS encoding PP2C family protein-serine/threonine phosphatase: MSVPQPPAQPADRSSSSATDVTPVLALKELVARLHREQNKIQDLLSSLGFALRSFNNLNQFLELIPMMATRVTDADGGALFLFKPNGQVRLERLYCQDSRQRKNIRQALEAATRFVTASLTTAQIVSTPAAALDDQASRQLGPEIQLFGTSIIVKHTERGRLYVFSGDPDYSWTETRQKLVRLVADQTAVAIENDELTVELRKKERLDRELEIGAEIQLRLLPRQCPTIPGVSLAARCQPANRVGGDYYDFIPVNHPQNLASSKGEPASQWGIVIGDVMGKGVPAGLIMTMTRGMLRTEALNEHSPARILQHLNRVMYADLENSHRFVTLFYSEYEPQMRKLTYSNAAHNPPLMWQAATKSVKRLDTLGMLIGLDAQSHYEDAQVQLEPGDTIIYYTDGFTDAANQSGDRFDEENLIHDFNWACRHCPGPQAILDYLFAQVQKFIGSANQNKDDMTLVVMQVNK, translated from the coding sequence GTGTCTGTGCCTCAACCACCTGCTCAACCTGCTGACCGTAGTAGCAGTTCCGCGACAGATGTCACACCAGTTTTAGCGCTTAAAGAACTGGTGGCGCGTCTGCATCGGGAACAAAACAAGATCCAAGATCTGCTCAGTTCTCTGGGATTCGCCCTCAGAAGCTTCAATAATCTGAACCAGTTTCTGGAACTAATTCCAATGATGGCAACGAGGGTGACAGATGCTGATGGTGGTGCACTGTTTCTATTTAAGCCCAATGGTCAAGTACGGTTGGAGCGTCTATATTGCCAGGATAGTCGTCAGCGGAAGAACATCCGTCAGGCACTAGAAGCTGCAACTCGTTTCGTCACAGCCTCTTTAACTACTGCCCAGATAGTATCAACACCCGCTGCTGCTTTGGATGACCAAGCGAGCCGCCAACTGGGACCAGAGATTCAGTTATTTGGTACGTCTATTATTGTCAAGCATACAGAACGAGGAAGACTTTATGTCTTCAGCGGTGACCCAGACTATAGCTGGACGGAAACTAGACAGAAGTTAGTCCGATTAGTGGCAGATCAAACGGCAGTGGCGATTGAAAATGATGAACTGACAGTAGAACTGCGGAAAAAAGAGCGTTTAGATCGGGAGCTAGAAATTGGGGCAGAAATTCAACTGCGGTTGCTACCGCGTCAATGCCCCACGATTCCGGGTGTTTCTCTTGCTGCTCGCTGCCAACCTGCTAATCGCGTTGGCGGAGACTACTATGACTTTATTCCCGTTAATCACCCTCAGAATTTAGCAAGCTCAAAAGGTGAACCAGCTAGTCAATGGGGGATAGTGATTGGGGATGTGATGGGAAAAGGTGTCCCAGCAGGGCTGATTATGACAATGACGCGGGGAATGCTGCGTACAGAGGCGCTGAATGAACATTCTCCAGCGCGGATTCTGCAACACTTGAATCGAGTAATGTATGCCGATCTGGAAAATTCTCACCGCTTTGTAACGCTGTTTTACTCAGAATACGAGCCCCAGATGCGTAAACTTACTTACAGTAATGCAGCTCACAATCCGCCTTTAATGTGGCAAGCGGCAACTAAGTCCGTCAAGCGCCTAGATACGCTAGGAATGCTAATTGGGCTGGATGCACAAAGCCACTACGAAGATGCTCAAGTTCAATTGGAACCTGGGGACACAATTATTTATTACACAGATGGGTTTACCGATGCTGCTAACCAAAGTGGCGATCGCTTTGATGAAGAAAACCTCATTCATGACTTTAACTGGGCGTGTCGGCATTGCCCAGGGCCCCAGGCAATTCTGGACTACTTGTTTGCTCAAGTCCAGAAGTTTATTGGTTCAGCCAACCAAAATAAAGATGACATGACGCTAGTTGTCATGCAGGTTAATAAGTGA
- the ftsY gene encoding signal recognition particle-docking protein FtsY translates to MVFNWFRRKFSDESATPEEQEQPTTAAPVEPQVESAEAVVPTGEPEDVALDYLSWAKAAYKNIQQQQAQSQTTEEPTAEPEAADEAIAAETQPTIEAPPAASEGTEPVEPAVTAAAEASNTLEAAEPAATAPVPFWARAEADRQARLERLKATAIEEPEPEGVQPAAVTAAAEVAEATPETPGIAFDEGFLWSAEILAAQGRRPEDISVEEITWLKKLRQGLDKTRRNIVNQLKAIVGQGPLNQAAVMEIEALLLQADVGVEATDYIITELQNQLKKEALPPDAAIAYLKQILRDMLDRPLQSHKPIAPEKEALNVWLITGVNGAGKTTTIGKIAHIAQKSGYKCLIGAADTFRAAAVEQVKIWGQRSGIDVIANPGQNTDPAAVVFDAIAAAQARGTELLLVDTAGRLQNKKNLMEELSKIRRIIDKKAANAKVESLLVLDATLGQNGLRQAEVFAQVAQLSGVVLTKLDGTAKGGIALAVVQQLNLPIRFIGAGEGIEDLRPFSSYEFVEALLSS, encoded by the coding sequence ATGGTTTTTAACTGGTTCCGTCGTAAATTTAGCGATGAATCTGCTACCCCCGAAGAGCAGGAACAGCCTACAACCGCTGCTCCTGTAGAGCCGCAAGTAGAATCAGCTGAAGCAGTAGTGCCAACAGGGGAGCCAGAAGACGTTGCTTTAGACTACCTGAGCTGGGCTAAGGCAGCCTACAAGAATATCCAGCAACAACAAGCACAGTCACAAACGACTGAAGAGCCAACTGCAGAACCGGAAGCAGCGGATGAGGCGATCGCGGCAGAGACACAACCGACTATTGAAGCTCCACCAGCAGCAAGCGAAGGCACAGAACCAGTTGAACCAGCTGTCACGGCAGCAGCGGAGGCATCAAACACATTAGAGGCTGCTGAACCAGCTGCAACAGCCCCAGTCCCATTCTGGGCGCGAGCAGAGGCAGACCGGCAAGCCAGATTAGAAAGGCTCAAGGCGACTGCAATTGAAGAACCAGAACCGGAGGGAGTACAGCCAGCAGCTGTTACAGCTGCAGCAGAGGTAGCGGAGGCAACGCCGGAAACTCCTGGTATTGCTTTCGATGAAGGATTTTTATGGTCAGCAGAAATTCTCGCAGCGCAAGGTCGTCGTCCGGAAGATATTTCGGTTGAAGAAATCACCTGGCTGAAGAAACTGCGGCAAGGTTTAGATAAAACCCGTCGTAATATTGTCAATCAGCTAAAAGCAATTGTCGGTCAAGGTCCGTTGAATCAAGCGGCAGTGATGGAGATAGAGGCATTGCTGCTGCAAGCTGATGTTGGCGTAGAGGCAACTGATTACATTATCACTGAGCTTCAGAACCAGCTAAAGAAAGAAGCCTTACCACCTGACGCAGCGATCGCCTACCTCAAACAAATCCTGCGGGATATGCTCGATCGACCCTTGCAATCCCACAAACCCATCGCTCCAGAAAAAGAAGCCCTCAATGTCTGGTTGATCACTGGAGTAAATGGTGCTGGTAAAACGACTACCATCGGCAAAATCGCCCATATTGCCCAAAAATCCGGCTATAAATGCTTGATTGGGGCAGCTGATACCTTTAGGGCGGCAGCCGTGGAACAAGTAAAGATTTGGGGGCAGCGAAGTGGGATCGACGTAATTGCCAATCCGGGTCAAAATACAGATCCAGCTGCTGTCGTGTTTGATGCGATCGCCGCAGCCCAAGCGCGGGGAACAGAATTACTTTTAGTAGATACAGCGGGGCGACTTCAGAACAAGAAAAACTTGATGGAAGAACTCAGCAAAATCCGGCGGATTATCGACAAAAAAGCTGCTAACGCTAAAGTTGAATCTCTATTGGTTCTAGATGCCACCTTGGGTCAAAATGGACTGCGGCAAGCTGAAGTTTTTGCTCAAGTTGCACAACTCAGCGGTGTCGTCTTAACTAAGCTGGATGGCACAGCCAAAGGTGGTATTGCTCTAGCTGTAGTGCAGCAGCTGAATCTGCCCATCCGCTTTATTGGTGCTGGTGAAGGCATAGAAGACCTCCGCCCCTTTTCTAGCTACGAATTCGTGGAAGCGTTACTAAGCAGCTAA
- the nusB gene encoding transcription antitermination factor NusB has protein sequence MQPRRIARELALLSLSQLPNSPEKLEAQQLSNLLLAAVRILTTEVQDNLTTAAAELQRASDRLLTSETRAGDLQTAKVMVEEGIQLTQTAINRLATALELPELLQLANQGDFDVRNYALQIIGTVNAKRTEIDEQLAKALVDWQLGRLARIDRDLLRIAVAEIMFLGVPHSVAINEAVELAKRYSEEEGHRFINGVLRRVTEQIKATANPN, from the coding sequence ATGCAACCCCGTAGAATTGCTCGTGAATTGGCTCTGTTAAGCCTCAGCCAACTACCCAACTCACCAGAAAAGCTGGAAGCCCAGCAACTATCCAATTTGTTACTGGCAGCAGTAAGAATTTTGACCACAGAAGTTCAAGACAATCTCACAACTGCTGCTGCTGAACTTCAGCGTGCCAGCGATCGCTTGCTAACTAGCGAAACCCGTGCTGGGGATTTACAAACGGCGAAAGTTATGGTAGAAGAGGGAATTCAACTTACTCAAACGGCGATCAACCGACTGGCTACAGCACTGGAGCTACCAGAATTACTTCAATTAGCCAACCAGGGCGACTTTGATGTCCGTAACTATGCCCTGCAAATTATTGGTACAGTCAACGCTAAGCGGACTGAGATTGATGAACAACTGGCGAAAGCTTTGGTAGACTGGCAACTGGGTCGGTTGGCTCGGATTGACCGCGATCTGCTGCGAATTGCAGTAGCAGAAATCATGTTTTTAGGGGTACCACATAGCGTGGCGATTAATGAAGCAGTGGAGCTAGCCAAGCGCTACAGTGAAGAGGAAGGACACAGGTTTATCAATGGTGTTTTGCGGCGAGTAACTGAGCAAATTAAGGCGACAGCTAACCCAAATTAA
- a CDS encoding DUF502 domain-containing protein, whose protein sequence is MIERFKQDLKNDLIAGLLVVIPLATTIWLTITIANWVINFLTRIPKQLNPFEGMHPILVNLMNLAVGLAVPLLCILLIGLMARNIAGRWLLDFGERVLQAIPLAGSVYKTLKQLLETLLKDTNGKFRRVILVEYPRQGIWAIAFVTGTTSNEIQSQLSRPMLSVFIPTTPNPTTGWYAIVPEDEVVNLSMSIEDAFKVVISGGIVTPSTPMPPLVFPKERKLEPPLMEPKRQILPAEE, encoded by the coding sequence GTGATCGAACGCTTCAAACAAGACTTAAAGAACGATCTGATTGCAGGTCTATTGGTAGTAATTCCCTTAGCTACCACGATCTGGCTAACAATTACTATTGCTAATTGGGTGATTAACTTTCTCACGCGGATTCCAAAACAGCTGAATCCCTTTGAGGGAATGCATCCCATATTAGTCAATCTGATGAATCTAGCAGTAGGACTGGCGGTCCCACTACTTTGTATTTTGTTGATTGGCTTAATGGCACGCAATATTGCTGGGCGCTGGTTGCTCGACTTTGGAGAGCGAGTGTTGCAGGCAATTCCGTTAGCTGGCTCGGTTTACAAAACCCTCAAACAGTTACTGGAAACCCTATTAAAGGATACAAATGGCAAGTTTCGCCGCGTGATTTTAGTGGAGTATCCCCGACAAGGAATTTGGGCGATCGCCTTTGTCACAGGTACAACCAGTAACGAAATTCAATCCCAGCTATCTCGCCCCATGCTCAGTGTTTTCATCCCCACTACCCCAAATCCCACGACTGGCTGGTATGCAATTGTCCCAGAAGACGAGGTGGTGAACCTCTCAATGTCAATTGAAGATGCTTTTAAGGTCGTGATCTCGGGAGGCATTGTTACTCCCAGTACCCCAATGCCTCCCCTAGTTTTCCCCAAAGAACGGAAACTAGAACCGCCGCTGATGGAACCAAAGCGACAGATTCTCCCTGCTGAAGAATAA
- a CDS encoding HpsJ family protein gives MNNHPIFPLAVRTLKVVGVILILSFLLDFVILSFPSGPRDSQWQVGFATALIDRGIIPLVGLALIFTGYWIEKNNSDFLVNRKSWLDLRLWAVLSSLLGLVFLLLVPIHLNNVNQARAQTIEQISQDATRAESNLQAQLGQLQTQLGDERVQAELERQRSQFRSQVNELLQDEQRFNQAIQSGQISETERKLLQQFKADPKSLDAYVAQQADPQTLLVQRLNQIRAQQEQLKQQARQDAWKSGLRIGISGLLLAFGYIVIGWTGLRSMGTPKSSRHQSLS, from the coding sequence ATGAATAACCATCCAATATTTCCACTCGCTGTCCGGACACTAAAAGTGGTTGGGGTGATCTTAATTTTGTCTTTTTTGCTTGACTTTGTAATTCTGTCGTTTCCCTCTGGACCACGGGATAGTCAATGGCAAGTTGGCTTTGCCACCGCTTTGATTGACCGAGGAATTATTCCCCTAGTCGGTCTGGCATTAATTTTTACTGGGTATTGGATTGAAAAAAACAATAGTGACTTCTTAGTTAACCGTAAATCTTGGCTAGACTTGAGGCTCTGGGCAGTCTTATCTAGTCTTTTGGGGTTAGTCTTCCTGCTACTTGTTCCCATTCACCTCAACAATGTTAATCAAGCCAGAGCTCAGACAATTGAGCAAATTAGTCAGGATGCAACTCGAGCTGAAAGTAATTTGCAGGCACAATTAGGTCAATTGCAAACTCAACTAGGTGACGAGCGCGTTCAAGCTGAGCTGGAAAGGCAACGCAGCCAATTTAGAAGCCAGGTTAATGAACTGCTCCAAGATGAGCAGCGTTTTAATCAAGCAATTCAAAGCGGCCAGATTTCCGAAACCGAGAGAAAATTACTCCAGCAATTTAAGGCTGACCCAAAATCACTGGATGCTTATGTGGCGCAGCAAGCTGATCCTCAGACACTTCTTGTTCAGAGGCTAAACCAGATCCGGGCTCAACAGGAACAACTGAAACAACAGGCTAGACAGGATGCATGGAAGTCTGGTCTACGAATCGGTATCAGTGGGTTGTTATTAGCTTTTGGTTATATTGTCATCGGCTGGACTGGATTAAGAAGCATGGGCACTCCAAAATCAAGCCGTCACCAATCTCTCTCTTAG
- the folB gene encoding dihydroneopterin aldolase — MDCIHLTGIRCYGYTGYLPEEQVLGQWFEVDVTLWLDLSVAGKSDAIQDTLDYRSIISMVQHLVKTAKFALVERLATAIAESILAAHNVEQVQVRLSKPAAPIPDFSGKITIELTRGLKSRLLAN, encoded by the coding sequence ATGGACTGCATTCATTTAACAGGAATTCGCTGCTATGGCTACACTGGCTATTTGCCGGAGGAACAGGTGCTGGGTCAGTGGTTTGAGGTCGATGTGACTTTATGGCTGGATCTCTCAGTAGCAGGTAAAAGTGATGCTATCCAAGACACTCTCGATTACCGCAGCATCATCAGTATGGTGCAGCACCTAGTGAAAACTGCTAAGTTTGCTTTGGTAGAACGTTTAGCGACTGCGATCGCTGAATCCATCTTGGCAGCTCACAATGTGGAGCAAGTTCAAGTCCGGTTATCCAAACCAGCTGCACCAATTCCCGACTTTAGTGGCAAGATTACTATCGAGCTAACCAGAGGCCTTAAGAGTAGACTTCTTGCAAATTAG
- a CDS encoding IS5 family transposase → MNSKIAQTLSQLQFKRRFGVQPDTFKHIIKALKPAWRATPKPGAKPKLGIEQRVLIALEYWREYRTYFHIGSSWGVSESTVCRIVHWVEDRLMASGQFRLPGKKQLVRGFGQPAVVVMDVTETPIERPKRHQRWFYSGKKKQHTLKCQLVIEQTTGRIICTYFGKGRRHDFKLFQASGIHFHPQIESLQDKGYQGIQKLHANSHLPHKKPRGGQLTPAQKLDNRALARRRVVIEQTNRCLKIFRILAERYRNRRRRFGLRCNLIAALYNYECSQAA, encoded by the coding sequence ATGAATTCTAAAATAGCTCAAACACTATCACAATTACAATTCAAACGTCGCTTCGGCGTGCAACCAGATACATTCAAGCACATCATCAAAGCTCTCAAACCTGCCTGGAGAGCCACACCAAAACCAGGTGCCAAGCCGAAACTGGGCATTGAACAGCGAGTGCTAATTGCTTTAGAGTATTGGCGGGAGTATCGCACCTACTTCCACATTGGCAGCAGTTGGGGCGTGAGTGAATCAACCGTCTGCCGCATCGTTCATTGGGTTGAAGATAGGTTAATGGCATCAGGACAATTTCGCCTGCCTGGGAAGAAACAGTTGGTGCGTGGATTTGGTCAGCCAGCTGTCGTGGTGATGGATGTGACCGAAACGCCGATTGAACGACCGAAGCGTCACCAACGCTGGTTCTATTCTGGCAAGAAGAAGCAACATACGCTCAAATGCCAACTAGTGATCGAGCAAACAACTGGACGAATTATTTGCACCTACTTTGGTAAAGGACGACGGCATGACTTCAAGCTGTTTCAAGCTTCAGGGATTCACTTCCACCCACAAATCGAAAGCTTGCAAGACAAGGGGTATCAGGGTATCCAAAAGTTACATGCTAACAGTCATCTACCTCACAAGAAGCCTAGAGGCGGACAACTCACGCCGGCGCAAAAGTTAGATAATCGAGCCTTAGCCCGTCGTCGAGTTGTAATTGAGCAAACCAATCGTTGCTTGAAAATCTTCCGCATTCTAGCGGAGCGCTATCGCAACCGGCGGCGGCGCTTCGGGTTGCGCTGTAATCTCATTGCTGCCTTATACAACTACGAATGCTCTCAAGCTGCTTGA